One genomic window of Ralstonia pickettii includes the following:
- a CDS encoding pilus assembly protein PilN, which translates to MKNWNPQIKPLVVALIAVTALQGCGITQVRENQAAIVSDAQAKLDGAPRSRPVVRIHDGSWLMGEKIRASKPQPEIFSKQVVFKGSLASLTEAADWIAQNVGVRATVEASAATIPLQMARSSSGNAPQRMSDLNGPLPSSYGTGAAPLSPTGAAISAGTTASAAVAPLVLSYTGNLRGFLETIDAHWGVWDRYRDGTVAFFKTETRTFPLPDLGEVASMNGSISANSTGAAGSGSSGTSTASTGTGSSSGSGNGGQTATLAVVSDPWLNLEKIAKTIAGADATVVADKHLGSVTVTATPPQCDRLEEWVKGLDAMFGKQIGIDVKIYEVRLSQEDNYGLNLSLAYKSGNGHTGATFTGAGVPSVTSTASPMTFGATIVGGKLDGTKAALQALSTLGNVSRVLQRGGVTQNGKVLALQDATLQDFVQGTQTTLASNVGSTTAIQTSTNISGFTGNFRPKVINGRIMMVFDMTISELQPLQTFTSGSSASQSTVQLRTMPLARFEQSVGLRPGETLVLTGMREQSTSTTNNGIGSPYMPLLGGGVDAQKKDTMIAVVITARLL; encoded by the coding sequence ATGAAAAACTGGAATCCTCAAATCAAGCCCCTGGTGGTAGCACTGATCGCCGTAACTGCTCTGCAGGGTTGCGGCATTACGCAGGTACGTGAGAACCAAGCGGCAATCGTTTCGGACGCACAGGCCAAGCTTGACGGGGCACCTCGTAGCCGCCCGGTAGTCCGGATTCACGATGGATCTTGGCTGATGGGCGAGAAGATCCGCGCAAGCAAACCGCAGCCGGAGATTTTCAGCAAGCAGGTGGTGTTCAAGGGGTCGCTCGCTAGTCTCACTGAAGCGGCGGATTGGATCGCCCAGAACGTTGGCGTACGTGCCACCGTCGAAGCTTCGGCCGCCACTATCCCGCTCCAGATGGCCCGGTCCAGCTCCGGGAACGCGCCCCAACGCATGTCGGATTTGAACGGCCCCCTGCCATCGAGCTACGGCACTGGTGCGGCGCCACTCTCACCGACCGGCGCCGCAATCTCTGCTGGCACGACGGCGAGCGCGGCGGTCGCGCCACTGGTGTTGAGCTATACCGGCAACCTGCGCGGTTTCCTTGAAACGATTGACGCACACTGGGGCGTGTGGGATCGCTACCGCGACGGCACCGTTGCATTTTTCAAGACTGAAACGCGCACCTTCCCGTTGCCAGACCTGGGCGAAGTCGCCTCAATGAATGGCTCGATTTCGGCTAACTCAACTGGGGCGGCTGGCTCGGGATCGTCCGGCACGAGCACGGCATCGACGGGCACCGGTTCATCGAGCGGTTCCGGCAACGGCGGCCAGACAGCGACGCTCGCTGTGGTATCTGATCCGTGGCTGAATCTGGAGAAGATCGCCAAGACAATCGCAGGAGCAGATGCAACAGTGGTGGCCGACAAGCATCTCGGTTCGGTAACGGTCACAGCCACGCCGCCGCAATGTGATCGCCTTGAAGAATGGGTCAAAGGTCTGGACGCCATGTTCGGCAAACAGATCGGCATTGACGTGAAGATCTATGAAGTCCGGTTGTCGCAGGAAGACAACTACGGTTTGAATCTGTCGCTTGCTTACAAGTCCGGCAACGGCCATACCGGCGCGACATTCACTGGAGCTGGTGTTCCAAGCGTAACGAGCACGGCATCGCCAATGACCTTTGGCGCCACCATCGTCGGCGGCAAGTTGGACGGCACCAAGGCCGCGCTCCAAGCGCTGTCCACCTTGGGCAATGTCTCGCGGGTTCTGCAACGCGGTGGCGTCACACAAAACGGCAAGGTTCTTGCGCTGCAGGACGCGACGCTGCAGGACTTCGTGCAAGGCACGCAAACAACGCTAGCCAGCAACGTCGGCTCTACGACGGCTATTCAAACCTCTACCAACATCTCCGGCTTCACCGGCAATTTCCGGCCCAAGGTCATCAATGGCCGAATCATGATGGTCTTCGATATGACCATCTCGGAGCTTCAACCGCTGCAAACCTTTACTTCGGGCAGCAGTGCGAGTCAGTCGACCGTCCAACTGCGAACGATGCCTCTGGCGCGCTTCGAGCAGTCGGTGGGGCTCAGGCCTGGCGAAACGCTGGTACTCACTGGCATGCGCGAGCAATCCACGAGCACAACCAACAACGGTATCGGCTCGCCGTACATGCCGCTGCTGGGCGGTGGCGTCGATGCGCAGAAGAAGGACACGATGATCGCTGTCGTCATCACTGCGCGCCTGCTCTAA
- a CDS encoding toxin co-regulated pilus biosynthesis Q family protein, whose amino-acid sequence MRTFHPFHRAMLIFYLLTGLGVTVDAQARTAPAQAKAATDWQEMPDGTWQRIADAKGAMEPSPEEGWQLLGSTPASPSKSVQVRSGVATEMPNGKRPSEISRSSVAPVSPPAPAADAFVLVRGKSMQAQLEAWAARAGWTVEWNVPDGWIVPNDQPLGNDFARAAQQTIEQLAANGADVQADIWKGNQVMVVHQAGVGE is encoded by the coding sequence ATGCGCACATTCCATCCATTCCACCGAGCAATGCTCATCTTCTACTTGCTGACTGGCCTTGGCGTGACCGTTGACGCCCAGGCGCGAACAGCGCCGGCCCAGGCCAAAGCAGCTACGGACTGGCAAGAAATGCCTGATGGTACTTGGCAACGAATCGCCGATGCCAAGGGCGCTATGGAGCCGTCTCCTGAAGAAGGCTGGCAACTGCTCGGATCGACGCCGGCCTCACCGAGTAAATCAGTTCAAGTGCGATCGGGAGTCGCGACTGAAATGCCGAACGGTAAGCGTCCATCCGAAATCTCCCGCTCATCCGTGGCACCTGTTTCGCCACCCGCGCCGGCGGCTGATGCCTTCGTACTGGTCAGGGGCAAATCCATGCAGGCGCAACTAGAGGCGTGGGCGGCACGCGCGGGCTGGACTGTGGAATGGAATGTGCCGGACGGCTGGATCGTTCCCAACGATCAGCCTCTCGGTAACGACTTTGCGCGCGCCGCGCAACAGACGATCGAGCAGCTTGCTGCCAACGGTGCCGACGTGCAAGCGGACATTTGGAAAGGCAACCAGGTGATGGTGGTACACCAAGCAGGAGTAGGCGAATGA
- the pilP gene encoding type IV pilus biogenesis protein PilP, with amino-acid sequence MNRTLMNVLASALLAGIAISARAQNASAPQASLASAGAQQGTSSAVRPAAAAGAQLGQGARSSESDELVNLQKQIPLWKARAEIAKYQAEVRKSEPAVGLAAPLPAATMAAAQGAVPAAAPAASALAAGPRAISLHAYDGKYTAMVEVNGQAIPVRAGDTLDGGWKVAGVDDAGIKIVNGKRVRILRP; translated from the coding sequence ATGAACAGAACCCTCATGAATGTCTTGGCGAGTGCGCTGCTGGCCGGTATTGCGATTTCCGCTCGCGCGCAGAACGCTTCAGCACCGCAAGCTTCTCTGGCCAGTGCCGGCGCACAGCAAGGCACGTCGTCAGCTGTCCGCCCGGCCGCCGCCGCAGGCGCGCAGCTCGGTCAAGGTGCACGCAGCTCCGAGTCCGATGAGTTGGTCAACCTGCAGAAGCAGATTCCGCTGTGGAAAGCACGTGCCGAAATCGCCAAGTACCAGGCCGAGGTCCGTAAATCGGAGCCGGCCGTGGGATTGGCCGCGCCGCTGCCGGCAGCCACCATGGCAGCAGCACAGGGGGCCGTCCCCGCAGCTGCACCGGCCGCATCCGCGCTTGCTGCAGGGCCGCGCGCGATTTCGCTGCACGCCTACGACGGCAAGTACACCGCGATGGTGGAGGTAAACGGCCAGGCGATTCCTGTACGCGCTGGCGACACGCTTGACGGCGGCTGGAAGGTCGCTGGCGTTGATGACGCGGGCATCAAGATCGTCAACGGCAAGCGTGTGCGTATTCTGAGGCCCTAA